In one window of Chlamydiota bacterium DNA:
- the thiD gene encoding bifunctional hydroxymethylpyrimidine kinase/phosphomethylpyrimidine kinase, whose product MKQVLTIAGFDPSGGAGIQRDLETFRAHGVEGVSVITVVTSQVPSKFNHLYILPKKIISNQLSLLLETYPMRVVKTGLLYKKMVVDLVSKKMAEYSDVKLVIDPMMVSSTGRLLLEPKAHSPLKKMMAQAFLVTPNLHEASVLAGFAVTQIAHMKKAAQAIFRFGSKYVLVKGGHLEGEPVDILYDGKDCFEFPHQRILGKGFHGLGCRFSAALTALIAKDIPLPEAIPQVQDFMEKEIMKLVTTD is encoded by the coding sequence ATGAAGCAGGTGCTGACCATTGCAGGGTTTGATCCTAGTGGTGGAGCAGGGATTCAGAGAGATCTTGAGACTTTTAGGGCCCATGGAGTCGAGGGAGTTTCAGTCATTACCGTTGTGACTTCGCAGGTTCCTTCAAAATTTAACCATCTTTATATTCTTCCTAAAAAAATTATTTCAAATCAGCTTTCCCTTCTTTTAGAGACTTATCCGATGAGGGTTGTCAAGACAGGTCTTCTTTATAAAAAAATGGTTGTGGACCTTGTTTCAAAGAAAATGGCAGAATATTCTGATGTAAAATTAGTGATTGATCCCATGATGGTTTCTTCTACCGGAAGACTTTTACTTGAACCTAAGGCCCATTCCCCTCTCAAAAAAATGATGGCCCAAGCTTTTCTGGTCACTCCTAACCTTCATGAAGCCTCTGTTTTGGCTGGGTTTGCGGTCACCCAGATTGCTCACATGAAAAAAGCAGCTCAAGCAATATTCCGTTTTGGATCAAAATATGTTTTAGTCAAAGGAGGTCATTTAGAAGGGGAACCGGTTGATATTCTTTACGATGGAAAAGATTGCTTTGAATTTCCTCATCAAAGAATTTTGGGGAAAGGTTTTCATGGTTTGGGTTGTCGATTTTCAGCAGCATTGACCGCACTGATTGCAAAAGATATTCCTCTTCCAGAGGCCATTCCCCAAGTGCAAGATTTTATGGAAAAGGAGATTATGAAACTTGTGACAACCGATTGA